Within the Oncorhynchus tshawytscha isolate Ot180627B unplaced genomic scaffold, Otsh_v2.0 Un_scaffold_1528_pilon_pilon, whole genome shotgun sequence genome, the region TAGAAGCTCTAGAAACTGGAGGAGCAGGAAtatggaatttgtatttatttttgttttacatgaCTGGAAAATAAACATGatcattatcatcaccatcattactTGTTGCTAGGGCCAGGCCCCGGGCGCTATGCTCTCCCTCCAACCATTGGCTACATCAACCATGACCTCACCAAGCCCAGTAGCCCCGCCTACACCTTCCACAGAcgtatgagcagcagcagtaagtCTCTGAGGTCAATCTCTATTTCTCTTGTATGGTGAGTAGACCTTATTCACACCGTTGCCATAAGGATTCACACTCCAGGCTAGTAGGGCAGGAAGCAGAAGTCTATGGAAAGTACTGCTGACATTTTCCTCAAGTTTGACCTTTAAATTACCCTTTGACCTTTGTTATTATTCATTATTGTGGGTTCTTCTCCACAGTGGTCTCTGTGGATTGCAGTCCAGGACCCCAGTACCACATCGATGACAAGATGACCCGGTTCGGCCGCGTCGGTACCCCTTCTTACTCCATGCTCGGCAGGGCAAGACACTCCGGTGACACTAGCTACTCCCTGAATCAGATAAATTGTTCAATCAAACTTTATTACCCCAGTGGGCTGCTGGACATTCTttacattctctctctatctgtctctctcacccccctctccccctccccctcccccgtatctctctccatcactctcaatTCTAGCTGAACTCTTCCAGACTCCAGGTCCAGGTGCCTACAGCCCAGAGAAACCTCATCTCAGAACTCCCTCCTACACTATTGGCTCTCGGTCACGCTACCGTATAATGGATTCTGTGCCCGCCCCTAACCGGTacaaatgaaagagagagagacagtgagagagagagagagagagagagagggagagcgggtaAAGAGGGACCCTATATCATTCATATCATTCTAATCATCCTCCCAGGTACACCCTCCCTAACCTGCTGGGTTCCCAGGTGCCCCACAAGCCGTCCAGTGCCAGCTACAGCTTGGCGGGGCGCAGACAGGTAGGCGCTCCATCAGAAGACCTGTCCATGACCCCTGGACCAGGACGCTACAACAGTACTGATCCCAGCGTCTACCTCACACGACAGCCGTCCTTCTCTATGCAGGTTTATAGCTTTATCTTATATTTATGTAGGTATTTAATTCGCTTTttagctatttatttatttacaatttaACATTTTGTATAGTATTTTCTTGCATATCTCTTCCTCTAAATTAGAGTATCGGGATGTTTCCTTTAAAATAAAGTTGGATGTGATTTTAATTTTGATCCAGAGCCGGACTACCCGGGCCAGTGATCAGTCTCAGAAGCCTGGGCCAGGGACCCACAGCCCGGAGAAGGTCCTGCTCCACCTCCCCAGACCTCCTGCCTTCTCCCTGGGCATCAGACACTCAGAGTTCATTACTCCTCTGGTGGTGGTTGTTTCCGACTGATTTTTATTGGAGTTTCACACGGAGTTTGTGGAAATGCTGGAGTCAGTCCTGAGTTAAATACCACTGTGATGTTTTAATGAGAACATTTAGCACAATGTTGGAAAAGTGAGTCACAAATAGAGTGTTTTTATTATCATTGTTAAGCCAAGTTGTGGATCTATGGGTGTGacctgtgttgatgtgtgtgtgtgtgtgtgtgtgtgtgtgtgtgtgtgtgtgtgtgtgtgtgtgtgtgtgtgtgtgtgtgtgtgtgtgtgtgtgtgtgtgtgtgtgtgtgtgtgtgtgtgtgtgtttgtttgttatctcagtgtgtacatgtgtgtgttcagtgtgcaAGCATGGTGACAGTAATAGGTAGGCTCCCGTCACTGCTCTGTCCCAGCCACATCAGTTCCATGGAACACACCTGAGCTCGATAATACCTCTCAGGAGACAGAACTTTCTTGGTGTCCTCAAACGGATCCAactacagagagaaggagagagagaaagggagccagagagctcgagagagagagagagaggggggaggagagtgtctcacacacacacacacacactcacagacacacacacacactataagagTCTGCACTCACAGTGATCTCATGTGGGGTACCCTTGTTGTCCCAGTGGTATCTGACTTGGTACTTCAGGGGGAAGAGGGTGTGGTCGGACCAGGAAGGGGGAGGGTCCCACTTCACTAACATCTTCAGCTTCCCTGGTACGGCTTGCAAGGTCACATTCACGGGGGGTCTGGCTTCACAGCTGGAGTTTGATACCAAAGACTCTATATTCTGTCCTCCCTGTGTAAATAGTGACTTGGATCAGGCAGACTCACCCCAGCCCTCACATCTTTACCAAACCCAAACTGTGGAGTACAGAGAGAGGCACACTCTACCTATCCTTACAACTGAAGAGATCAAAACAGAAACTGATGGAGAGGGCTACAGAGTACCAGAACCAACTAGTGGCTCACAGCCTGTCTATAAATCCAGACTGTTCTGCAAGGGAGAAACCATGTCAATGTAAAGACTGTGGTAGAGGCTTCCACAATAATATAGGCTTGACTAATCATATGAGGATACACACAAGGGAAAAAACATTTAGCTGTGAAGACTGGCAAATGTTTCAATAACAAAGGAATCTTAAATTGGCATGCAAGAtctcacacaggggagaaatctTATTGGTGCAAAGACTGTAGCAAATCGTTTGGCAACAAAGGAAACTTGACCATGGATATAAAAAATACACATGGGTCTGGAGAGGAGAAGTCTTATCAGTGCAAAGACTGTGGCAAATACTTCAACAAGAAGGCAAAATTTACTAGACATAAGAGATGACATGCAGCGAAAATTAATCGGTGTAAAGACTGTGGCAAATGTTTCAGCACAAAGGTTTACTTAATCAGACATACAAAGCTACACTCAGGAGAAAATCCTTATCACTGTAAAGACTGTGGCCAATGTTTCAACCGTAAGGAAAACTTGACCCTCCATACAATATCTCACACGGGAGAAGTCTGACAGTTGTAATGAATACGGCAAGTGCTTCAACAAGATGAGAAATTTGACCGTGCACATGAGAtctcacacaggggagaaatcatATCAGTGCAGAGACTGACAAATGTTTTCCTTATAAGACAGGCTTGATAATGCATACCATGATACACAGAGGGGAGAAATCATTTCGCTGTAATGACTGTGGCAA harbors:
- the LOC112235119 gene encoding outer dense fiber protein 3-like protein 2 gives rise to the protein MEVKRRPIIAGREKGPGPGRYALPPTIGYINHDLTKPSSPAYTFHRRMSSSMVSVDCSPGPQYHIDDKMTRFGRVGTPSYSMLGRARHSAELFQTPGPGAYSPEKPHLRTPSYTIGSRSRYRIMDSVPAPNRYTLPNLLGSQVPHKPSSASYSLAGRRQVGAPSEDLSMTPGPGRYNSTDPSVYLTRQPSFSMQSRTTRASDQSQKPGPGTHSPEKVLLHLPRPPAFSLGIRHSEFITPLVVVVSD